A window from Candidatus Desulfofervidus auxilii encodes these proteins:
- the gcvH gene encoding glycine cleavage system protein GcvH, which yields MHIPEGLFYTKEHEWIKIENNLGEIGITDYAQNALGDVTFVELPKIGDKIKQFEPFASIESVKAVSDVYAPMSGKVIKINEKLSTSPELINKSPYEEGWLIVIEIADKKEKENLMSAKDYKKYLEEIV from the coding sequence ATGCATATTCCTGAAGGATTATTTTATACTAAGGAACATGAATGGATAAAAATAGAAAATAATTTAGGAGAAATTGGCATTACTGATTATGCTCAAAATGCATTAGGTGATGTTACATTTGTAGAATTACCTAAAATAGGAGATAAAATTAAACAATTTGAACCTTTTGCTTCTATTGAATCAGTGAAGGCAGTTTCTGACGTATATGCTCCTATGTCAGGAAAAGTAATAAAAATAAATGAAAAACTTTCTACATCTCCTGAATTAATCAATAAATCTCCATATGAAGAAGGTTGGCTAATAGTAATAGAAATTGCTGATAAGAAGGAAAAAGAAAACCTTATGTCTGCTAAAGATTATAAAAAATATTTAGAGGAAATTGTATGA
- the gcvT gene encoding glycine cleavage system aminomethyltransferase GcvT: MKKTPLFEIHQRLKAKMEPFAGWLMPIQYESIISEHHWTRNYCSLFDTCHMGEFIIYGHLKENNLNKVITADLESMEIGKCSYGFMLNEKGGIIDDLIVYKLAEDKWMLVVNAEPLNKDEIHLKNYIKTEIENISFKTAKLDLQGPLSREILKNIVGQDIDKLKYYHFDYFPILGENVLISRTGYTGELGYELYINSDKAVDLWHLLLSNKRVKPAGLGARDTLRLEMGYPLYGQDITEKTTPLEADLERFVNFEKEFIGKTALLRQKEIGIKKKLVCLIASSRRAPRHGYKIYLNNKEIGFITSGTFSPSLACGIGMGYVEIDYCELGMKVFIKEDKIEIEATITKRPFYKEGSLRR; encoded by the coding sequence ATGAAAAAAACTCCTTTATTCGAAATTCATCAAAGATTAAAAGCAAAAATGGAACCATTTGCTGGATGGTTAATGCCCATTCAATATGAAAGTATAATTTCTGAGCATCATTGGACAAGAAATTACTGTTCACTCTTTGATACTTGCCATATGGGAGAATTTATTATTTATGGTCATCTTAAGGAAAATAATTTAAATAAAGTTATAACTGCTGATTTGGAAAGTATGGAAATAGGAAAATGTTCTTATGGCTTTATGTTAAATGAAAAAGGCGGAATTATTGATGATCTCATTGTATATAAATTAGCTGAAGATAAATGGATGTTAGTAGTAAATGCTGAACCTTTGAATAAAGATGAAATACATTTAAAAAATTATATTAAAACAGAGATAGAAAATATTTCTTTTAAAACAGCTAAACTTGATTTACAAGGGCCTCTTTCAAGAGAAATTTTAAAAAATATAGTTGGTCAAGATATTGATAAGTTAAAGTATTATCATTTTGATTATTTTCCTATTTTAGGTGAAAATGTTTTAATTAGCCGTACAGGTTATACAGGAGAACTTGGTTATGAGTTGTATATAAATAGTGATAAAGCAGTAGACTTGTGGCATCTATTACTTTCAAACAAGAGAGTAAAACCTGCTGGTTTAGGAGCAAGGGATACATTAAGATTAGAAATGGGTTATCCACTTTATGGACAAGACATAACCGAAAAAACTACACCATTAGAAGCAGATTTAGAAAGATTTGTAAATTTTGAAAAGGAGTTTATTGGGAAAACAGCTCTTTTAAGACAAAAAGAAATAGGAATAAAGAAAAAACTTGTGTGTCTTATAGCAAGTTCACGTCGTGCGCCAAGGCACGGTTATAAAATATATTTAAATAATAAAGAAATTGGCTTTATTACCAGTGGTACATTCTCACCAAGTCTTGCTTGCGGAATAGGTATGGGTTATGTGGAAATAGATTATTGTGAATTAGGTATGAAAGTTTTTATTAAAGAAGATAAGATAGAAATAGAGGCTACTATTACCAAAAGACCATTTTATAAAGAAGGTTCATTAAGGAGATAA
- the ribD gene encoding bifunctional diaminohydroxyphosphoribosylaminopyrimidine deaminase/5-amino-6-(5-phosphoribosylamino)uracil reductase RibD, which yields MDKFFYIRRTIKLAKRALGRTSPNPLVGAVIVKNGRIIGEGYHKKAGLPHAEIEAIKAAGRKAKGADLYVTLEPCNHYGRTPPCTEAILKAGIKRVFVGMRDPNPHVKGGGVEYLRSKGVEVETGILEEECRRLNEVFIKYVTTGFPFVSLKLAATLDGKIALANKTTWITNENSRIFVHRLRDIHDAILVGINTILKDNPSLTTRLPKRKGKDPIRIILDTNLRIPLEAKVLHLDSPAKTVIVTSFNAPSEKIKKLKALGTEVWQVDLENGKLSLKEVLKLLGNKQITSVLIEGGAKVAASFLQQKLVDKIYFFYAPKIFGAENLSMIAELGIDSADKAILLKEVSLRRFDNDILIIGYPQYR from the coding sequence ATGGATAAATTTTTTTATATACGTCGCACTATAAAACTGGCAAAAAGGGCATTAGGACGTACTTCACCCAATCCATTGGTAGGTGCAGTTATTGTAAAAAATGGACGCATTATAGGTGAAGGTTATCATAAAAAAGCAGGTTTACCTCATGCAGAGATAGAAGCTATTAAAGCAGCAGGAAGAAAAGCAAAAGGGGCTGATTTATATGTTACTCTTGAGCCCTGCAATCATTATGGACGAACACCACCTTGCACAGAGGCTATTTTAAAGGCTGGTATAAAACGAGTATTTGTTGGAATGAGAGACCCAAATCCGCATGTAAAAGGTGGTGGAGTAGAATATTTAAGAAGTAAAGGAGTAGAAGTAGAAACAGGCATTTTAGAAGAAGAGTGTCGTCGCTTAAATGAAGTATTCATTAAATATGTTACTACTGGATTTCCTTTTGTTAGTTTAAAGTTAGCAGCTACACTGGATGGTAAAATTGCTTTAGCTAATAAAACTACATGGATTACTAATGAAAATTCAAGAATTTTTGTTCACCGTTTACGGGATATACATGATGCTATTTTAGTAGGAATTAACACTATTCTTAAAGACAATCCTTCATTAACTACAAGATTACCAAAAAGAAAAGGAAAAGACCCCATAAGGATTATTTTAGATACAAATTTACGTATCCCTTTAGAAGCAAAGGTACTTCATTTAGATTCTCCAGCAAAAACAGTTATTGTTACTTCTTTTAATGCACCTTCAGAAAAGATAAAAAAATTAAAAGCATTGGGAACAGAAGTTTGGCAAGTAGATTTAGAAAATGGAAAATTATCATTAAAAGAGGTTTTAAAACTTTTAGGAAATAAACAAATTACTTCTGTTTTGATAGAAGGTGGAGCAAAAGTAGCAGCCAGTTTTTTACAACAAAAATTAGTAGATAAAATTTATTTTTTTTATGCCCCAAAGATTTTTGGAGCAGAAAATCTATCCATGATTGCAGAATTAGGTATTGATTCTGCAGATAAAGCTATTTTATTAAAAGAAGTGTCTTTAAGAAGATTTGATAATGATATTTTAATAATTGGTTATCCTCAATACAGATGA